A region of Alkalispirochaeta americana DNA encodes the following proteins:
- a CDS encoding ACT domain-containing protein — protein MRAVCTVVGKDKPGIIAAVSVAFAERSVNILDISQTIMQGFFTMITLVDLAGMTISLDQLRQDLDALGHEIDVSVTLQHEDVFTAMHRV, from the coding sequence ATGAGAGCTGTCTGTACCGTTGTCGGGAAGGATAAACCCGGCATCATCGCCGCTGTGAGCGTGGCCTTTGCCGAACGTTCGGTCAACATTCTTGATATCAGTCAAACCATCATGCAGGGGTTCTTCACCATGATTACCCTGGTGGATCTTGCGGGAATGACCATATCCCTCGACCAGCTGCGCCAGGATCTTGATGCCCTGGGTCACGAGATCGATGTATCGGTCACGCTGCAGCATGAAGACGTCTTTACCGCGATGCATCGTGTGTAA
- a CDS encoding PFL family protein, whose translation MFFSPLEIDQTLRMFAEQNLDVRTITMGINLLDCADSDGRKAAGRIYDKITRSAAHLVRVGDQIQAELGVPIINKRISITPIAMVLGASYQAGGTAGPRSVSPLFFAETLDRAAKEVGVDFLGGFSALVHHGMTPADEQTISAIPAVLATTEKVCASINVASSRAGINMDAVCRAAAAIKEAAERTRDRGGFGCSKLVIFANAPEDNPFMAGAFHGPGNPDTVVHVGVSGPGVVQSAIHQYPEATLDQLAEVIKKTSFQITRIGQLVLDMAADRLGVAHGIVDLSLAPTPAVGDSVARILEEMGLESVGAPGSTAALALLNNAVKKGGLMASSHVGGLSGSFLPVSEDEGMAAAVESGALSLEKLEAMTAICSVGLDMIALPGTTSTDTLAGIIADEMAIGVMNHKTTAVRLIPVPGGVAGDWVEFGGLLGRAPIMPVGEYSCSGLVRRGGIIPAPVTSFRN comes from the coding sequence GTGTTTTTCTCACCCCTGGAAATTGACCAGACCCTGCGCATGTTCGCGGAGCAAAACCTGGATGTGCGAACCATAACCATGGGGATCAACCTCCTGGATTGTGCCGATTCGGACGGCAGAAAAGCGGCGGGGCGCATCTATGACAAGATCACCCGCTCGGCAGCGCACCTGGTGCGTGTGGGCGATCAGATTCAGGCCGAACTGGGCGTGCCCATCATCAACAAGCGGATATCCATCACCCCCATCGCCATGGTCCTGGGCGCATCCTATCAGGCCGGAGGGACGGCGGGACCTCGTTCGGTGAGCCCCCTCTTTTTCGCCGAGACCCTGGACAGGGCGGCAAAAGAGGTGGGGGTGGACTTCCTGGGTGGTTTTTCTGCGCTCGTGCACCACGGCATGACCCCCGCCGACGAGCAGACCATCAGCGCCATTCCGGCGGTGCTGGCCACCACGGAGAAGGTCTGTGCCAGCATCAACGTGGCTTCCTCGCGGGCGGGGATCAACATGGACGCCGTGTGCCGCGCCGCTGCAGCGATCAAGGAAGCGGCCGAGCGAACCCGCGACCGTGGCGGTTTCGGTTGCAGCAAGTTGGTCATCTTTGCCAACGCCCCCGAGGATAACCCCTTTATGGCAGGAGCCTTCCACGGGCCGGGCAACCCCGATACGGTGGTCCACGTGGGAGTCAGCGGTCCCGGGGTGGTCCAATCTGCAATCCACCAGTATCCCGAAGCGACCCTGGATCAACTTGCCGAGGTGATCAAGAAAACTTCCTTCCAGATCACCCGGATCGGACAACTGGTGCTGGATATGGCGGCGGACCGCCTGGGCGTGGCCCACGGGATTGTGGACCTTTCCCTGGCGCCGACCCCGGCCGTGGGAGACAGCGTGGCGCGAATACTGGAAGAGATGGGGCTTGAGTCCGTGGGAGCTCCCGGATCGACGGCGGCCCTGGCGCTCCTCAATAATGCGGTAAAGAAAGGCGGTCTCATGGCCAGCTCCCACGTGGGAGGCCTCTCGGGAAGCTTTCTGCCGGTCAGCGAAGACGAAGGAATGGCCGCGGCTGTCGAATCCGGGGCCTTGAGCCTGGAGAAACTGGAAGCCATGACCGCCATTTGTTCGGTTGGTCTGGACATGATCGCCCTGCCCGGGACTACCTCCACCGATACCCTGGCGGGAATTATCGCCGACGAGATGGCGATCGGCGTAATGAACCACAAAACAACGGCGGTTCGCCTGATTCCCGTTCCCGGCGGTGTGGCCGGGGACTGGGTCGAGTTCGGGGGCCTCCTGGGCCGGGCCCCGATTATGCCCGTGGGGGAGTATTCCTGTTCCGGCCTGGTTCGGCGCGGGGGGATTATTCCTGCTCCCGTAACAAGTTTTCGAAATTGA
- the tkt gene encoding transketolase → MTQIMDNTALEAVARSVRTLTMDAVQAANSGHPGMPLGMAELGALLYGEILNHNPRNPQWENRDRFVLSAGHGSMFLYSLLHMAGYDLSLEDLKAFRQLDSKTPGHPEYGHTPGVETTTGPLGQGFANAVGMAVAEQMLAARFNTPHHRVVDHYTYGIVGDGCLMEGISSEASSLAGHLGLGKLIVFYDSNKISIEGSTDLAFTEDVAARYAAYGWQVLSCSAYDIEGIRRAAGEARNDTRRPTLVVLESVIGQGSPGKAGSAAAHGAPFGDEEIAATKEAIGVDPQAMFYVDPRAQEFFARRRDELAQTQEKWEQTFQDWATANPGLHAQWKEMLQGGYRELLKDIALPQYKPGDTLATRQASGAALKAVAAVLPNLVGGSADLAPSNNTALPEHGDFTRDTPAGRTVHFGVRELAMAAIANGMALHGGLRPFVATFMVFSDYLRPAARLSALMKAPVTYVLTHDSIFVGEDGPTHQPIEHVEALRTIPGMVVLRPADAEETGEAWLMAMEQDGPVALALTRQGLPVFPKADPSWRESLRRGAYLVQEPAQGGLPEVVVVATGSEVSLALKAAELSGRAVRVVSMISRELFEAQDEAFRRSLLPQGVPVVAAEAGVTSGWASITGSRDRVLGLDRFGLSGPAAQVASAMGFTAQALADLIKGV, encoded by the coding sequence ATGACACAGATTATGGATAATACCGCCCTGGAGGCTGTTGCCCGATCGGTGAGAACTCTCACCATGGATGCTGTTCAGGCGGCAAACTCGGGGCACCCCGGAATGCCCCTGGGAATGGCGGAACTGGGAGCGCTTCTCTACGGCGAGATATTGAACCATAACCCCCGGAATCCGCAGTGGGAAAACCGGGACCGGTTCGTTCTTTCGGCTGGCCACGGCTCAATGTTTCTGTATTCGCTCCTCCACATGGCGGGATACGATCTCTCGCTGGAGGATCTTAAGGCCTTCCGTCAGCTCGACAGCAAAACTCCAGGGCATCCCGAATACGGCCACACCCCGGGAGTGGAGACCACCACAGGCCCTCTGGGCCAGGGTTTTGCCAACGCCGTGGGAATGGCCGTGGCCGAGCAGATGCTGGCGGCCCGGTTCAACACACCCCACCACCGCGTGGTGGATCACTACACCTATGGGATTGTCGGTGATGGCTGTCTCATGGAGGGGATTTCCAGCGAGGCCAGTTCCCTGGCGGGGCATCTGGGGCTGGGAAAACTGATCGTCTTCTACGATTCCAACAAAATCTCCATTGAGGGGTCCACGGACCTGGCCTTTACCGAGGATGTTGCAGCCCGGTATGCCGCCTACGGCTGGCAGGTCCTCTCCTGCAGCGCCTACGATATTGAGGGAATCCGCCGTGCCGCAGGTGAGGCCAGGAACGATACCAGGCGCCCCACCCTGGTGGTGCTCGAATCGGTGATCGGACAGGGCTCGCCCGGCAAGGCGGGGAGCGCCGCCGCCCACGGAGCGCCCTTTGGTGACGAGGAAATCGCCGCCACCAAGGAAGCGATCGGTGTTGACCCCCAGGCGATGTTCTACGTTGACCCCCGGGCGCAGGAGTTTTTTGCCCGTCGTCGCGATGAACTGGCCCAAACCCAGGAGAAGTGGGAGCAAACCTTCCAGGATTGGGCCACGGCCAACCCCGGACTTCACGCCCAGTGGAAGGAGATGCTTCAGGGTGGGTATCGCGAGCTTCTGAAGGATATCGCGCTTCCCCAGTATAAACCTGGTGATACCCTGGCTACCCGCCAGGCCAGCGGTGCTGCCCTGAAGGCCGTGGCAGCGGTGCTGCCGAACCTGGTGGGAGGATCGGCCGATCTGGCCCCCTCGAACAATACGGCCCTGCCCGAGCATGGTGATTTCACCCGGGACACTCCGGCAGGACGCACGGTCCACTTCGGGGTTCGTGAACTGGCCATGGCGGCGATTGCCAACGGGATGGCTCTTCACGGGGGGCTGCGTCCCTTTGTGGCAACCTTCATGGTTTTCAGCGATTATCTGCGGCCGGCGGCGCGGCTTTCGGCGCTGATGAAGGCTCCTGTCACCTATGTTCTTACCCATGATTCCATCTTTGTAGGTGAGGACGGCCCCACCCACCAGCCCATTGAGCATGTGGAGGCCCTTCGGACCATTCCGGGAATGGTGGTTTTGCGGCCTGCCGACGCCGAGGAGACCGGCGAGGCCTGGCTCATGGCTATGGAGCAGGACGGTCCCGTCGCGCTGGCTCTGACACGCCAGGGGCTTCCCGTATTTCCCAAGGCCGATCCCTCCTGGCGGGAATCCCTGCGGCGCGGAGCCTACCTGGTCCAGGAGCCGGCACAGGGCGGGCTCCCCGAGGTTGTGGTTGTGGCCACGGGAAGCGAAGTCTCCCTGGCACTGAAAGCGGCGGAGTTGAGCGGCCGGGCCGTCCGGGTGGTTTCCATGATCAGCCGGGAACTCTTCGAGGCTCAGGACGAGGCTTTTCGCAGATCTCTTCTGCCCCAGGGTGTCCCCGTGGTAGCCGCTGAGGCGGGCGTTACCTCGGGGTGGGCTTCGATCACGGGCAGCCGTGACCGGGTTCTTGGCCTTGACCGGTTTGGTTTGAGCGGACCCGCTGCCCAGGTAGCGTCGGCCATGGGCTTTACCGCCCAGGCCCTGGCTGACCTGATCAAAGGAGTCTGA
- a CDS encoding RpiB/LacA/LacB family sugar-phosphate isomerase, whose protein sequence is MLIGNDHGAVDLKVRLINHLEKRGYTVENCGVDRDDSVDYPDIARLVCTRLLEAPRQEQEEGPFDFAILCCGTGIGISIAANKIQGIRCALPQNIFAATMAREHNDANAIAFGGRIAYEEPVEAMLDAFIDARHQGGRHQIRVQKIMDLEG, encoded by the coding sequence GTGCTGATAGGAAACGATCATGGTGCGGTGGATCTCAAGGTTCGCCTTATAAACCATCTTGAGAAGCGGGGATATACCGTGGAAAACTGCGGCGTTGACAGGGATGACTCCGTGGACTACCCCGATATTGCCCGTCTGGTGTGTACCCGCCTTCTGGAGGCGCCCCGGCAGGAGCAGGAGGAAGGCCCCTTCGATTTTGCCATCCTTTGTTGCGGTACGGGGATCGGTATCAGCATTGCCGCCAACAAGATTCAGGGTATCCGTTGCGCCCTGCCGCAGAACATCTTTGCCGCAACCATGGCCAGGGAGCACAACGACGCAAACGCAATCGCCTTCGGGGGGCGGATCGCCTACGAAGAACCGGTAGAGGCAATGCTCGATGCCTTTATCGACGCCCGCCACCAGGGCGGGCGCCACCAGATCCGGGTTCAGAAGATCATGGACCTCGAAGGCTGA
- a CDS encoding cation:proton antiporter domain-containing protein, producing the protein MEIPFSDPVLIFASVMVLILVAPLMARKLRLPEIVGLLLAGMIFGPYGFGLIARDATIRLLGEVGLLMIMFLAGLEIDLHQVRRNRLHSIVFGLITFLIPLAVGTGLAIWIMALTVPTAVLLSSMYSSHTLLTFPSVAKLGLTRSRAVTTTIGGTIITDTLALLVLAVIASSVEGDASLQFWLRLGATMTLYVVAVIVLLPRIGRWFLREVASDETVAFVFVLAVTFLSAYLAHVAGLEPIIGAFLAGLTLNSLIPEKSSLMARLHFTGNALFIPFFLLSVGMLVNVELLFQGTKAWVVIGVMTVTALVTKWLAAVISGFFLRYSRQESLLIYGMSVNQAAATLAAALVGYEVGLFSDEIITGTIVMIGITCFVGPLVTERAGKKLAEARDSELKDPGTLPSRVLIPVINKDSAADLLDVAMYLRDNESHEPMYPIHVIPDGPDAEAHVARGEELLAHMVVRSLAAHVPVTPLTTVDVNVSSGILRAVRENRVSTLVMGWDGHQRSRSHIFGRILDLVVNGTPRQILVNRLVQPVNTMKRIWFVLPPLAEREVGFPEAVGTIKQLAAQCGTAMIVYGSPSFPEKGWSYIRRARPEVGVELRRYESWLGLVQSFGQELSATDWVILFSARLGGIAWNPKGDRLPGVLSRRHGQCNLSVLYSASERLLAASSGDERNGGGLGIGVFSPERTILDGDYREVDTLVRDALRCIPDAEGQVPERLARQLIDIAKGEPVRLMSGVILLHCHASEVSQSTVMMAVSRHGISLEKVPDVSRIVIILVDPLGQEPGDHLAALGKIAGAIRTPGLVEKLHTARKFEDLLEE; encoded by the coding sequence ATGGAAATTCCCTTCAGCGATCCGGTGCTAATTTTTGCATCGGTGATGGTGCTTATTCTGGTGGCTCCGCTCATGGCCCGGAAACTCCGGCTTCCCGAGATCGTGGGGCTTCTCCTGGCAGGGATGATCTTTGGACCCTACGGGTTCGGTCTGATCGCCCGGGATGCCACGATCCGCCTTCTGGGCGAGGTGGGGCTGCTGATGATCATGTTTCTGGCGGGGCTGGAGATCGATCTCCATCAGGTTCGCCGGAACCGCCTTCACAGCATCGTCTTCGGACTTATTACCTTCCTGATTCCTCTGGCGGTGGGTACCGGTCTGGCTATCTGGATCATGGCCCTCACGGTGCCCACGGCGGTGCTGCTTTCCAGCATGTATTCCTCTCATACGCTGCTCACCTTTCCTTCTGTGGCCAAGCTGGGGCTCACGCGATCCCGCGCCGTGACAACCACCATCGGGGGAACGATTATTACCGACACCCTGGCTCTGTTGGTGCTGGCTGTGATCGCCTCTTCTGTTGAGGGCGATGCATCGCTCCAGTTCTGGCTTCGCCTGGGAGCAACCATGACGCTCTATGTGGTGGCGGTGATCGTTCTTCTTCCCCGGATTGGCCGATGGTTTCTCCGGGAGGTCGCCTCCGACGAAACTGTGGCCTTTGTCTTTGTGCTGGCAGTCACCTTTCTTTCGGCGTATCTGGCCCACGTAGCGGGGCTGGAGCCGATTATCGGTGCTTTCCTGGCAGGGCTCACCCTGAACTCCCTCATTCCCGAGAAGAGCAGCCTCATGGCGCGTCTTCACTTCACGGGGAACGCCCTCTTTATCCCCTTCTTTCTTCTTTCCGTGGGAATGCTGGTGAACGTGGAACTCCTCTTCCAGGGCACCAAGGCCTGGGTCGTTATCGGCGTGATGACCGTCACAGCCCTTGTCACCAAGTGGCTTGCGGCGGTCATCTCGGGTTTCTTTCTGCGTTATTCCCGCCAGGAGTCCCTCCTGATCTATGGCATGAGCGTGAACCAGGCCGCGGCAACCCTTGCGGCGGCCCTGGTGGGGTACGAGGTGGGGCTCTTCTCCGACGAAATCATCACCGGTACGATCGTCATGATCGGGATCACCTGTTTTGTGGGGCCCCTGGTAACGGAACGGGCCGGCAAGAAACTGGCCGAGGCACGGGATTCCGAACTGAAGGACCCCGGAACATTGCCCTCGCGGGTTCTTATTCCGGTGATCAACAAGGATTCTGCGGCTGATCTGCTCGATGTGGCGATGTACCTGCGCGATAACGAATCGCACGAGCCCATGTACCCCATCCATGTGATCCCCGATGGTCCCGATGCCGAGGCCCACGTTGCCCGGGGAGAGGAGTTGCTGGCGCATATGGTGGTACGATCCCTGGCAGCCCATGTGCCGGTTACTCCTCTCACAACGGTCGACGTCAACGTGAGTTCCGGAATCCTCCGGGCCGTCCGGGAGAACCGTGTATCCACCCTCGTTATGGGATGGGACGGGCACCAGCGGAGCCGGTCCCACATCTTTGGCCGGATCCTTGATCTGGTAGTGAACGGAACACCGCGGCAGATTCTGGTCAACCGGCTGGTCCAGCCCGTGAACACCATGAAGCGAATCTGGTTTGTTCTGCCTCCTCTGGCCGAGCGGGAGGTGGGTTTCCCCGAGGCGGTGGGCACCATCAAGCAGCTTGCCGCCCAATGCGGCACAGCGATGATCGTCTACGGGTCACCATCATTTCCCGAGAAAGGCTGGTCTTATATCCGCCGGGCTCGTCCCGAGGTGGGCGTGGAGCTTCGCCGCTACGAATCCTGGCTGGGGCTGGTGCAATCCTTCGGGCAGGAGCTCTCGGCAACGGATTGGGTGATCCTCTTCTCGGCGCGCCTGGGCGGAATCGCCTGGAACCCCAAGGGCGACCGACTTCCGGGGGTCCTCTCGCGACGCCACGGGCAGTGCAACCTCTCGGTGCTCTACTCTGCCAGCGAGCGCCTTCTTGCCGCCAGTAGCGGCGACGAGAGAAATGGCGGCGGTTTGGGGATCGGGGTCTTTTCTCCGGAGCGGACGATCCTGGACGGCGATTACCGGGAGGTGGATACCCTGGTGAGGGACGCCCTGCGGTGTATTCCCGATGCAGAAGGGCAGGTGCCGGAGCGACTGGCCCGTCAGTTGATCGATATTGCCAAGGGAGAACCGGTTCGGCTCATGTCTGGGGTGATCCTTCTTCATTGCCACGCTTCCGAGGTGAGTCAGTCCACGGTCATGATGGCCGTAAGTCGTCACGGGATATCCCTGGAGAAGGTTCCCGATGTATCACGAATCGTTATTATTCTTGTTGATCCGCTGGGTCAGGAGCCGGGGGATCACCTGGCCGCCCTTGGGAAGATCGCCGGGGCGATTCGCACCCCCGGACTGGTGGAGAAGCTTCATACAGCCCGGAAGTTCGAGGACCTCCTGGAAGAATAG
- a CDS encoding histidine phosphatase family protein: MSFDTIMTGLERPVSFYFIRHGESEGNARGIVQGREDALLTDRGRTQAVRAGQWLKSLKVNPDAVRTSPLQRAGETARIITGLTPDDARYGVITELQELDTGIFSGYSLQEAQEKMPRDYQEFTARSWDSVPGAEGRVALTDRALRVWQILAETANALPADPSLESSESSRNAEEPGRATVLCVTHGGLIQWLLKTSFGATREAPREWMPLIKVSNCGVFQIDLRPVRTVDRQDRPLRWFHAQWSRINETAPRDT, from the coding sequence ATGTCGTTTGATACCATCATGACCGGCCTGGAACGGCCGGTATCGTTCTATTTTATCCGCCATGGCGAGAGCGAGGGCAACGCCCGGGGGATTGTCCAGGGCAGGGAGGACGCGCTCCTTACGGATCGGGGAAGAACCCAGGCAGTCCGGGCAGGCCAGTGGCTCAAGAGCCTGAAAGTCAATCCCGATGCGGTTCGAACCTCGCCGCTTCAGCGGGCCGGGGAAACGGCACGAATCATCACGGGACTGACACCGGACGACGCCCGTTACGGTGTGATTACGGAGTTGCAGGAACTCGATACGGGAATCTTTTCGGGTTATTCGTTGCAGGAGGCCCAGGAGAAGATGCCCCGGGACTACCAGGAGTTCACTGCCCGCAGCTGGGATTCCGTGCCCGGCGCCGAGGGTCGGGTCGCCCTGACCGACCGGGCACTCCGGGTCTGGCAGATCCTGGCAGAGACAGCAAACGCCCTCCCCGCTGACCCTTCCCTGGAATCATCTGAATCATCCCGGAACGCAGAAGAACCCGGGAGAGCAACAGTTCTCTGCGTAACCCACGGCGGACTGATCCAGTGGCTCCTGAAAACAAGCTTCGGCGCTACCCGGGAAGCCCCCCGGGAGTGGATGCCCCTGATCAAGGTATCCAACTGCGGGGTCTTCCAGATTGATCTCAGGCCGGTCCGGACCGTGGACCGCCAGGACAGACCCTTGCGATGGTTCCATGCCCAGTGGAGCCGGATCAACGAGACAGCGCCCCGGGACACCTGA
- a CDS encoding ABC transporter ATP-binding protein translates to MILEDLRLGYRRGPDVVTVARAEVLPGEVISLAGPNGGGKTTLLRCLAGLLKPREGMVFLEERPLYGSRSWSREARARRLAVVLTDPVSPAYLRVRDVVALGRLPHCSSLQSPSGRDAAVDQALETTGTLHLAQRSLGHLSDGERQRVMIARALAQEPRILLLDEPAAHLDPPHQTALFLLLRDLVERQVIASAVIATHHLHLALHFSHRLFLLAGTLQGEGTPEELLATGAVERAYPSPGTITLDPQRGWFIPRPSPPGKATPPGKAAPEL, encoded by the coding sequence ATGATCCTGGAGGATCTGCGCCTGGGCTACCGCCGAGGCCCCGATGTGGTTACCGTTGCCCGGGCGGAGGTTCTCCCCGGTGAGGTGATCTCCCTGGCGGGGCCGAACGGGGGGGGAAAGACAACGCTCCTGCGGTGCCTGGCGGGGTTGCTGAAACCCCGGGAGGGAATGGTTTTTCTGGAGGAGCGGCCTCTCTACGGATCCCGCTCCTGGAGCCGCGAGGCCCGGGCCCGCCGTCTGGCGGTGGTACTGACCGATCCGGTCTCACCGGCCTATCTGCGTGTGCGCGATGTGGTTGCCCTGGGGCGTCTGCCGCATTGCTCATCCCTCCAGAGTCCCTCGGGACGGGATGCGGCTGTGGACCAGGCCCTCGAGACAACGGGCACACTCCATCTGGCACAGCGATCGCTGGGGCACCTCAGCGATGGCGAGCGCCAGCGAGTGATGATAGCCCGGGCTCTGGCCCAGGAGCCCCGGATTCTTCTTCTTGACGAACCGGCGGCTCACCTGGATCCGCCTCACCAGACGGCGCTTTTTCTTCTTCTGCGTGATCTGGTGGAGCGACAGGTGATCGCTTCGGCGGTGATCGCTACTCATCATCTCCACCTGGCCTTGCACTTCTCCCATCGCCTTTTTCTTCTGGCCGGAACCCTTCAGGGGGAGGGCACGCCCGAGGAGCTCCTGGCGACGGGGGCCGTGGAGAGGGCCTATCCTTCTCCAGGGACAATCACGCTGGATCCCCAACGGGGCTGGTTCATTCCCCGGCCATCCCCTCCAGGGAAGGCAACCCCTCCAGGGAAAGCAGCCCCGGAACTGTAA
- a CDS encoding iron ABC transporter permease encodes MRRSVSGVTALLLPATVLFLAAGAALALGSVPLSPAELLAALRAGPLADGGDAAFALERIILFQVRLPRVGAAAGAGASLGLAGLLMQTVFRNPLAGPGVLGVSAGAGLGVALVVLAGAGAHFAAPTVAAAALGSALVISLMMLVHRMVGQPVVVLVLGLLFGYAASALTAVLMAASPAQGLEQYIHWSFGSFALPPGWKPLALLAAALGTTVLLTILAAPIDVLLLGSAYAESSGIHAHRLQGVLLLCAGLLTALVTALTGPISFLGVAVPHLARGHLRTSRHRLLLPGVALWGAAIAIVADLLSRLPGSDRLLPLNAVLSVVGVPVVLLTILRPSREGTGPGVEL; translated from the coding sequence GGCGGAGCTTCTGGCGGCGCTCCGGGCGGGGCCGCTTGCCGATGGGGGTGATGCTGCCTTTGCCCTGGAGCGGATCATCCTTTTTCAGGTGCGGCTTCCCCGGGTGGGTGCTGCTGCCGGAGCCGGGGCTTCTTTGGGGCTGGCGGGGTTGCTGATGCAGACGGTTTTTCGCAATCCCCTGGCGGGGCCGGGGGTGCTCGGTGTGAGCGCCGGGGCCGGTCTGGGTGTGGCTCTGGTGGTTCTGGCCGGAGCGGGTGCCCACTTTGCAGCGCCCACCGTGGCGGCGGCTGCTTTGGGCTCGGCCCTGGTGATCTCCCTGATGATGCTGGTTCACCGCATGGTGGGGCAGCCTGTGGTGGTTCTCGTGCTGGGGCTGCTTTTTGGCTATGCGGCCAGCGCTCTCACGGCGGTGCTCATGGCGGCGAGCCCTGCCCAGGGGCTGGAGCAGTATATTCACTGGAGTTTTGGTTCCTTTGCCCTTCCTCCGGGATGGAAACCCCTGGCGTTGCTTGCGGCGGCCCTGGGAACAACGGTGTTGCTTACGATTCTGGCAGCTCCGATCGATGTGCTGCTTCTGGGAAGCGCCTACGCCGAGAGCAGCGGTATCCACGCCCACCGTCTCCAGGGGGTGCTGCTCCTCTGCGCCGGCCTGCTTACAGCCCTGGTGACTGCCCTGACAGGGCCAATATCGTTTCTCGGCGTTGCCGTGCCTCATTTGGCCCGGGGTCATCTGCGGACCTCCCGGCATCGTCTTCTTCTGCCGGGGGTTGCTCTCTGGGGGGCGGCTATCGCGATTGTGGCAGATCTGCTCTCGCGACTCCCCGGAAGTGATCGCCTCCTTCCCTTGAACGCGGTTCTCTCTGTGGTGGGGGTTCCTGTGGTGCTTCTGACCATTCTGCGGCCCTCCCGCGAGGGGACAGGCCCGGGGGTGGAGTTGTGA